CGCCGATGAAGATCATCGTGACGAGCGTGATGGTGAGCGTCAGCGTGTAGGACTCGTAGTCGGCGCGACCGACCCAGTACGCGAAGAGGCAGCCCGCCATCGCCGTCACCGCGCCGCTGGCCGCGAACGCGTAGAGCTTCCAGCGCACGACGTCGACGCCGCTCATCGCCGCGGCGACCTCGCTCTCCTTGAGCGCGCGCCAGGCCAGGCCGACGCCCGTGCGCTCGACGAGCGCCGTCAGGGCGGAGACCACGAGCAGGATGATGATCAGCAGCCAGTACAGGCCCGTGCCGTGCGACAGGTCCCACGACCCGATCGTCAGGGGCGGCAGCACGAGCCCCGCGGGCTCGTTCGCCGCCTGGTACTGCCGCGTCAGCGAGGTGACGATGAACTGGAGCGCCAGGCTGGAGAGCAGCAGGTAGAGGCCCTTGAACCGGAGCCCGGGAAGTCCCGAGACGATGCCGACGGTCCATCCCACCAGGACGCTCGTCAGCAGGATGATCGGGAAGCTCTCGACACCCCAGCGGGCCATGATCCCCGCGGTGAACGCACCGATGCCCATGAAGGCACCGCCGCTGAGGGCGATCTGCCCGGCACCGCCGACGAGGATGGACTGGCCGACGGAGGCGATGGCGAAGATCGCGCACGACTGGGCGATCAGGTTGACGTAGGGCCCTCCGCCGGCCGCCCACAGGGCCGCGGCGATGAGGAACAGGGTCACGACGAGACTCGTCGGTGCCCCCGGGCGGGCCAGCGCGGCCCTCCATCGGGTGAGCCGCGGCGATCGAGGGCCGCGCGAGCCGGGATCGGTACCGGGCTGGTCCGGGCCGTCTGTCCGGTCGGAGGCGGGGGGCGTGGCAGGCACCTGCGTCGACATCTCCATCACTACAACCTCACGACCTCGGCCTTGCCGAACAGGCCGGTCGGGCGCACCATCAGGAACGCGAGCATCATCGAGAAGGCGATCAGGTCGACCCACTCGGCGCCGAAGGCGGCGGCGACGAAGTTCTGCAGC
This genomic interval from Aeromicrobium choanae contains the following:
- a CDS encoding branched-chain amino acid ABC transporter permease, with the translated sequence MTLFLIAAALWAAGGGPYVNLIAQSCAIFAIASVGQSILVGGAGQIALSGGAFMGIGAFTAGIMARWGVESFPIILLTSVLVGWTVGIVSGLPGLRFKGLYLLLSSLALQFIVTSLTRQYQAANEPAGLVLPPLTIGSWDLSHGTGLYWLLIIILLVVSALTALVERTGVGLAWRALKESEVAAAMSGVDVVRWKLYAFAASGAVTAMAGCLFAYWVGRADYESYTLTLTITLVTMIFIGGVNSRLGAIIGAVVISVLPYFLQNQVSVWIQDAGLNFDWYLSNVSTVNAGLFSLLFVLVILFEPEGIEGILHKVESKVRGLLRRARVKKEAGR